One part of the Cyprinus carpio isolate SPL01 chromosome B12, ASM1834038v1, whole genome shotgun sequence genome encodes these proteins:
- the LOC109047121 gene encoding uncharacterized protein LOC109047121, which translates to SPTRGAEDFIAALWSDYYNDYSGVFSYQQYTNGSVLTRATQDINQYFSQVNINAAWVFVVTWRYALQPDPAILFQVVLISGSGQSYFLMNYGDCAVLYGQLEAGYDTINSISHFVIPDSTNGNYQNLKNTTNVNVPGRWAFNAWAAPAIFYLFGSAAGDTEYSLTSDEGYVPVSFSIPYTFFGNTYNSLYVHFNGLLTFNQPEPASGPNYNPTRGAEDFIAALWSDLDDYYSCFFSYQQYTNGSVLTRATHDINQYFPQMNFTASWVFVVTWKYGPQQNPAILFQVVLISGGNLSFFLMNYGDFAVIYEQTEAGYDTINSIYHFVIPDSNNSNYQNLKNTTNVNVPGRWAFIAGNESVTTTPTTTFPSVNTTTTTAQPWTAPAVFYPFGLAAGDTEHVETGGESYYSVGLSTPFKFFGRTYNQIYVNYNGPLTFNVPSTSGPYSPTRGAEDFIAALWNDFDDYFNGVFSYQQYTNGSVLTRATQDINQYFSQVNINAAWVFVVTWRYALQPNPAILFQVVLISGSGQSYFLMNYGDCAVLYGQLEAGYDTINSISHFVIPDSTNGNYQNLKNTTNVNVPGRWAFNAWAAPAIFYLFGSAAGDTEYSLTSDEGYVPVSFSIPYTFFGHTYNSLYVHFNGLLTFNQPEPASGPNYNPTRGAEDFIAALWSDLDDYYSCFFSYQQYTNGSVLTRATHDINQYFPQMNFTASWVFVVTWKYGPQQNLAILFQVVLISGRNLSFFLMNYGDFAAGYDTINSIYHFVIPDSTNGNYQNLKNTTNVNVPGRWAFIASNASVTTTTTTTVSTTTTAQPWTAPAIFYPFGSAARDAERLISGDEAYEPVALSTPYTFFGRTYNSLYVHYNGLITFNQPQPASGPYYYVTRGAEDFIAPLWSDLDDMGWMGKYWYQQYTSGSVLTRATQDINRYFPQMNFNASWVFVATWDFVATSDVNSFIHHSAQAITFQGVLISGGNVSFFLIHYGDCAIIYDQVEAGYDTINSIHHFVIPGSNVGYSIPNLKNTSNVNVPGRWAFMGGSENVLGLQVRLQSFSDLTKKEDIETVLQQIKQELVNRGLSSSVEMKLRKIKKTQP; encoded by the exons AGTCCCACCAGAGGAGCTGAAGATTTCATTGCTGCGCTCTGGAGTGACTATTACAACGATTACAGTGGTGTGTTCTCATATCAGCAGTACACAAATGGAAGCGTCCTCACTCGCGCCACTCAGGATATCAACCAGTATTTCTCTCAAGTGAACATCAATGCTGCTTGGGTCTTTGTCGTCACTTGGAGATATGCTCTTCAGCCAGACCCG gcaATCCTTTTTCAAGTCGTTTTAATTTCAGGCAGTGGTCAGTCTTACTTTCTGATGAATTATGGTGACTGTGCTGTCTTATATGGTCAATTGGAG gCTGGATATGACACAATAAACTCCATAAGCCACTTTGTAATTCCTGATTCAACTAATGGCAActaccaaaacctgaagaacACAACTAATGTAAATGTTCCTGGTCGTTGGGCATTTAACGCATGGGCAG CACCAGCAATATTCTATCTGTTCGGCTCAGCAGCAGGAGACACAGAATATTCTCTTACTTCCGATGAAGGCTATGTACCCGTTTCCTTCTCCATTCCATACACATTCTTTGGCAACACGTACAACAGCTTATAT GTTCATTTTAACGGACTCCTTACATTCAACCAACCTGAACCAGCATCTGGACCTAACTATAATCCCACCAGAGGAGCTGAAGATTTCATTGCTGCACTCTGGAGTGACCTTGATGACTATTACAGTTGCTTTTTCTCATATCAGCAGTACACAAATGGAAGCGTCCTCACTCGCGCCACTCATGATATCAACCAGTATTTCCCTCAGATGAACTTCACTGCTTCTTGGGTCTTTGTCGTCACTTGGAAATATGGACCTCAGCAAAACccg gcAATCCTGTTTCAAGTGGTTTTGATTTCAGGTggcaatctttctttctttctgatgaATTATGGCGACTTCGCAGTAATTTATGAACAAACGGAG gCTGGATATGACACAATAAACTCCATATACCACTTTGTAATTCCCGATTCAAATAACAGCAACTACCAAAACCTCAAGAACACAACTAATGTAAACGTTCCTGGTCGTTGGGCCTTCATCGCAGGCAATGAATCAG TAACCACCACACCGACCACCACATTTCCATCAG tcaatacaacaacaacaactgctcAGCCATGGACAG CGCCAGCAGTATTTTATCCATTCGGTTTAGCAGCAGGAGACACTGAACATGTTGAAACTGGTGGTGAAAGCTACTATTCTGTTGGTCTTTCAACTCCATTTAAGTTCTTTGGCCGAACATACAACCAGATATAT GTTAATTATAATGGACCCCTTACCTTCAACGTACCTTCAACATCAGGACCATACAGTCCCACCAGAGGAGCTGAAGATTTCATTGCTGCGCTCTGGAATGACTTTGACGACTATTTCAATGGTGTGTTCTCGTATCAGCAGTACACAAATGGAAGCGTCCTCACTCGCGCCACTCAGGATATCAACCAGTATTTCTCTCAAGTGAACATCAATGCTGCTTGGGTCTTTGTCGTCACTTGGAGATATGCTCTTCAGCCAAACCcg gcAATCCTGTTTCAAGTCGTTTTAATTTCAGGCAGTGGTCAGTCTTACTTTCTGATGAATTATGGTGACTGCGCTGTCTTATATGGTCAATTGGAG GCTGGATATGACACAATAAACTCCATAAGCCACTTTGTAATTCCTGATTCAACTAATGGCAActaccaaaacctgaagaacACGACTAATGTAAATGTTCCTGGTCGTTGGGCATTTAATGCATGGGCAG CACCAGCAATATTCTATCTATTTGGCTCAGCAGCAGGAGACACAGAATATTCTCTTACTTCCGATGAAGGCTATGTACCCGTTTCCTTCTCCATTCCATATACATTCTTTGGCCACACATACAACAGCTTATAT GTTCATTTTAACGGACTCCTTACATTCAACCAACCTGAACCAGCATCTGGACCTAACTATAATCCCACCAGAGGAGCTGAAGATTTCATTGCTGCGCTCTGGAGTGACCTTGATGACTATTACAGTTGCTTTTTCTCATATCAGCAGTACACAAATGGAAGCGTCCTCACTCGTGCCACTCATGATATCAACCAGTATTTCCCTCAGATGAACTTCACTGCTTCTTGGGTCTTTGTCGTCACTTGGAAATATGGACCTCAGCAAAA tttggcaATCCTGTTTCAAGTGGTTTTGATTTCAGGTcgcaatctttctttctttctgatgaATTATGGTGACTTCgct GCTGGATATGACACAATAAACTCCATATACCACTTTGTAATTCCCGATTCAACTAACGGCAActaccaaaacctgaagaacACGACTAACGTAAACGTTCCTGGTCGTTGGGCCTTCATCGCAAGCAATGCATCAG TAACCACCACAACGACCACCACAG TCAGTACAACAACAACTGCACAGCCATGGACAG CACCAGCAATATTTTATCCATTTGGCTCAGCAGCAAGAGATGCCGAACGTCTTATTTCTGGTGATGAAGCCTATGAGCCTGTTGCCTTATCCACTCCATATACATTCTTTGGCCGCACATACAACAGCTTATAT GTTCATTATAACGGACTCATTACATTCAACCAACCTCAACCAGCATCTGGACCATACTACTATGTCACGAGAGGAGCCGAAGATTTCATCGCTCCGCTTTGGAGTGACCTTGATGACATGGGTTGGATGGGAAAGTACTGGTATCAGCAGTACACAAGTGGAAGTGTCCTCACTCGCGCCACTCAGGATATCAACCGGTATTTCCCTCAGATGAACTTCAATGCTTCTTGGGTCTTTGTTGCCACTTGGGACTTTGTTGCAACGTCAGATGtgaattcatttattcatcactCAGCCCAg GCAATCACGTTTCAAGGGGTTTTAATTTCAGGTGgcaatgtttctttctttctgatacATTATGGTGACTGCGCTATAATTTATGATCAAGTGGAG GCTGGATATGACACAATAAACTCCATACACCACTTTGTAATTCCTGGTTCAAATGTTGGCTACTCCATCCCAAACCTGAAGAACACGAGTAATGTAAACGTTCCTGGTCGCTGGGCCTTCATGGGTGGATCAG AAAATGTTTTAGGACTTCAAGTGAGACTTCAGTCATTTTCAGACCTAACAAAGAAGGAAGACATTGAGACTGTTTTACAGCAA ATAAAACAAGAGCTGGTCAATCGTGGACTGTCAAGTAGCGTCGAGATGAAGTTAAGAAAAATCAAGAAGACACAGCCGTAA
- the LOC122139098 gene encoding sushi, nidogen and EGF-like domain-containing protein 1, protein MDSPTRGAEDFIAALWNDFDDDYSGVFSYQQYTNGSVLTRATQDINQYFSQVNINAAWVFVVTWRYALQPDPAILFQVVLISGSGQSYFLMNYGDCAVLYGQLEAGYDTINSTSYFVIPDSTNGNYQNLKNTTNVNVPGRWAFNAWAAPAIFYLFGSAAGDTEYSLTSDEGYVPVSFSIPYTFFDNTYNSLYVRFHFQCQSTVNMNANVVIINSFLLDLN, encoded by the exons ATGGACAG TCCCACCAGAGGAGCTGAAGATTTCATTGCTGCGCTCTGGAATGACTTTGACGACGATTACAGTGGTGTGTTTTCATATCAGCAGTACACAAATGGAAGCGTCCTCACTCGCGCCACTCAGGATATCAACCAGTATTTCTCTCAAGTGAACATCAATGCTGCTTGGGTCTTTGTCGTCACTTGGAGATATGCTCTTCAGCCAGACCCg gcaATCCTTTTTCAAGTAGTTTTAATTTCAGGCAGTGGTCAGTCTTACTTTCTGATGAATTATGGTGACTGCGCTGTGTTATATGGTCAATTGGAG gCTGGATATGACACAATAAACTCCACAAGCTACTTTGTAATTCCTGATTCAACTAATGGCAActaccaaaacctgaagaacACAACTAATGTAAATGTTCCTGGTCGTTGGGCATTTAACGCATGGGCAG CACCAGCAATATTCTATCTGTTCGGCTCAGCAGCAGGAGACACAGAATATTCTCTTACTTCCGATGAAGGCTATGTACCCGTTTCCTTCTCCATTCCATATACATTCTTTGACAACACGTACAACAGCTTATATGTGAGATTTCATTTCCAATGCCAGTCTACAGTTAATATGAATGCAAATGTTGTGATAATCAATTCTTTTCTGCTGGATTTGAACTGA
- the LOC122139097 gene encoding sushi, nidogen and EGF-like domain-containing protein 1 — protein STNLNQHLDPNYNPTRGAEDFIAALWSDLDDYYSCFFSYQQYTNGSVLTRATHDINQYFPQMNFTASWVFVVTWKYGPQQNPAILLQVVLISGGDLSFFLMNYGDCATISEQMEAGYDTINSIYHFVIPDSTNGNYQNLKNTTNVNVPGRWAFIAGNESVTTTPTTTFPSGNNVGNYVV, from the exons TCAACCAACCTGAACCAGCATCTGGACCCTAACTATAATCCCACCAGAGGAGCTGAAGATTTCATTGCTGCGCTCTGGAGTGACCTTGATGACTATTACAGTTGCTTTTTCTCATATCAGCAGTACACAAATGGAAGCGTCCTCACTCGTGCCACTCATGATATCAACCAGTATTTCCCTCAGATGAACTTCACTGCTTCTTGGGTCTTTGTCGTCACTTGGAAATATGGACCTCAGCAAAACCcg gcAATCCTGCTTCAAGTGGTTTTGATTTCAGGTggtgatctttctttctttctgatgaATTATGGTGACTGTGCTACAATTTCTGAACAAATGGAG GCTGGATACGACACAATAAACTCCATATACCACTTTGTAATTCCCGATTCAACTAACGGCAACTACCAAAACCTCAAGAACACAACTAATGTAAACGTTCCTGGTCGTTGGGCCTTCATCGCAGGCAATGAATCAG TAACCACCACACCGACCACCACATTTCCATCAGGTAATAATGTCGGGAATTatgttgtg